ttagcacagcccagctgctctgatattgttgcaaaaaaccagttgggttttggatcttttccttggtggcgtcccagcagaggaaaaaacaggttcagaacagcaggtccaacagcaaatgaaatgaagcagatgcagaagcaaatgctatgaaatgaaatgcaaaatagctaaagaaaaacacagataaaacacagcaccaatccccggcaacggcgccaaaaacttggtaggcttctaaaagagtataaaaattatccccggccaaaaacttggtgggcccggagatatgtataaaattaagcgtgataaaaacggaggcctacagtaataccgcaagtgcacggtcgtcggttgtagctcgtgcaagtacgggtcgatccacagagatcgggtgtgttttggaagtgttttagctaattgggtttctaaattgctattgggctatgaagcctttttggcttaaattgggctttgagtactattgggtttgataacaataaaaggaactgagattgggctcagtttggtcttttgaagtgcaaatgggctttggccttaaacttaggcttttgattaagcccacagttaaattggattgggccttaatgagtttgggctttggtcttaaacaactgggctttggttaagcccacagttgttagtattgggcttggctattgaactaggcctttggggaggaagcagcagtggcaagactgcacagcagaagaagtggcagcagagtggagctgcagcaggagaagaagtggcagggcagcagcaggggcaagagctgcacagcaaggccaacagcaacaacaactgcggcagaacaagcaacagcagctacagcagcagtgcagcagaagtggcagcagAGTTGTAGCAGGAGAGGAATAGAATGTACAAGATGAgaaagcagtgcagcagcaatagaaaatgcacagcagtgcagcagcagaagaagggaaaggcagcaggaactgcagaaaagcagcagcagcagctgcaagggagcacacagcaggggaaagcaaaacagaaaagcaacagagttgcagggcagggaagaaacaacaaggcaaaagtaatggaagaactaaacagcaaaaacaaagcAAAGCACAAAAGCCAAACAAAATAAGATGAACCAAGgcttaaggccaagggcagggttgataaagaaactgaaatgaagcaaggctaggcagaaaacaggcaaacaaatagaatgggaagaaaactagcttgctatgagcactagtttctcccaatgctcaatcaaagtgcaacctaagcatacacagggaatggcaagaaaatcagcttgctttaagcactgatttcttccattacacaatcaacacaaagcttctaagaaatctagcctagcattccatcaaaagtGACAGCAAATTACATAAAACAgtgaacattacatggcagtgagcaacaacacacaTGAACATAACTAACTGACTAACAATGATCAAAACTGAAATACTAACATgaattaatttaacctaacatgatacttaacacattaacattaacagtgaataacataagcaagaaattaacagtgaCAAAGTAAGAAATTAACAGTGAATGACATAAGcacataagcacatttaacagtgaaacatgaaattgaaaattaacaggacatgaaagtcctggatgttggctactccaaacatAAAGTTTTCCACAACACCCCAGCGCTCAATTTATAGTTCTACACATTTTCCCCcaatttcccccaaaacagttgaggctagggtttgagattactcacccaatttgacacaacaactcccgtttgatgtcgacccatgctttgtatggCTCTCCTGCTCctttccatgccttcaatttctcattctcatcaacctatttcacctacttcacacctagggcagtggcgtgagaggagaagaaattggttgttgatggaGAAGTATAACTCGATAATGATGATGGGTTTAGCTGTGTAGGGGTGGTTAGGTGGTTAGGGAgtaggtggtgacagaggtggagaaggtggtggtacggtggcggacatggtttgcagcagggtgatggttctgcagaggggtgggtggtggtggagatgggtgcgatagaatgggagaagggtccgtttggttggggtgtaggtgctcggtcgctagggtgttaggTGGGTTCATCGAATTTGATGTTCTGcaacgctgagtcactggatgcgaagctggtaggtgcatcggacggtgattcggaggcaagcgaggagcgaccgtcggatgaatggatacaacgaaacgaacggtacttgatggagttaggtactgtagtgtaaggtggagatatcaatcttcgatgcacagcaagggagagaccgttggattcaactaccatctaatctgaaggcttggaatttcagcgctgtggtgcttggcagagacttcagattttgatgatctatgaaggagcgaccgtcggatgcttctgagaaatgatctgatggctgagaacggaggcgcttttgtgtgtagaaaatgaggttgtgcgcaccattcttcgcggcttccttgcgtaatttctcccggcttttcactacttttctgctcttttcgctccgcgactcatccgaactttatttactacctaaaaatgcaaaattaattaataaaaatatttattcttgaaaacaatgaaaatacagaatatgggataaaatgtagaattaatgcataaaagatgagttaaaatgccaacaaaaagggataaatatatacaatatttggcactcatcagtcgtccctacctacgtcagcaaaaacagacaacaccttactttgacctgttttGAAAAGTTTCTATTGCGCGTACGATTTTTGGAAGAAAAAGGTGACTGGCACTAAGACTGAGTTTTAAAAGTACGATTCCCTCTGGCCTACCAAGCTGACCTTGCCAGTTTGCCACGTTCCGACACTAAGTGTTTCTTTTAGACGGGTATCCTGCTACGTCGCTTTCAAGGGAACGACGTCGCTCTCAGtaccacgactctgcattaactacaatttgtcctacattccctagactccaaatcattaGCACCTAGTTCTTTGCGAGTAAAAAAGGTATAAATTCGTAGTTTTATGAGGTCAACATGCCATGGAAAAAACTAAACTAAGACTTATGCACTTCCTTGGAACTGCAAGGGGATGTCTTCCCTTGATTCCTTGGATTCTTTCACCAGCGATGTATGGTTCGTCGTGCTGTTGTTTCGGCACTTTCCCAAGCCAACatggaacctcaaacaacttccACAATACATCAAAGATGTTACTTGGGAGTTTATGAGTTTTCCGCTGTCGGACTCACAAGAcaataactaagatcaaaatatgAAGAGAAGTACGAAAGATGCTACGAAAACGAAAGTTGAGACCTGAAAACAGACTCGGCTAGAGACAAGACTAGTCGACTGTTCAGTTTCAACCCAGCTGAAAATGTTTGCTAACAACTCAATTTTCTCAACAAAAACTTAACTATACCAGCAGAACTTAAACCAAACGATTATAAACAGACTTTTGTCGAGCAGAGTTCATCCCCTAGCATCAACTAACACGCAAAGTGTTTTTAGGAGCTTTTGGATCGTCTCTGCCGGTACATGCAATCAAGGTGTCCGGAAAACTTAgacgtccccttagtcggcgccagactGTAGTGGCAAGAAACTACACACTACATCCGATGGAGTATAAGGTGATTCCACACAACATGAAGAAACATAAACAAATATAGACAcaaggatttacgtggttcggtatgattacctacgtccacgggtgaaaggaTGTGTATTATTATTCTTCTTCCTTGGTTACAAGTTGTACTCTCTATTTCTAGTGGTGATGTTCTCTCAACTCAAGTAGGATGCCTTGTTTTCTCTCCCTCTCCGACCTCTCTTTCTCTCCCTCTCCGACCTCTCTTTGTCTCTCGACtagcccttatatttataggccaaagtTGACATACACcaaaattacaatgttggtcacattacatcatttTAGCTGTTCTCTATCGGACCTTCACTGATCGCCCGACTTCCTGGTTTGACCGacagttcttcacccgaggccgggTCTGTATCGCCTGGTTagcacgatgtcgcccttctttcttctcgttcctttgtttgaccatcttccttcgtctgaccgagtgctttctgattgttcgcTCAACCTGTCAGAGCATAAGGGTCACATCACATCCGACACCTActgggccatcacgtccgacccacgtgatacctcgctctttgcgccgtTTGGTTCTATCATGTGCTTCACCGCTCTCTTTTCTTTgtgtatcatagcttaggatcttgccacctaaccatgtggattatctacacctagaAGATGATATCATTATTTCAAAGGATATTTGATATACATATTAGTTTTTTATAAACCTTGTTAATAAATAACCAAGTCCAACCACATCCCCAGCTCAAACAGTGGAAGTTGTTCTCCATCAACTGCGCATACAACAATTCTTCCCTAAATTTTCCTGTTCTTAGTCACTccataaatcatcatcatcacagatTCGATAACCACTATCTTCTTTCACCATCGATATATATTAGCAACCAATCACCACAGCACCACTCCATCACCGAGCATTAACAGCATCACCCTTCTTTGTTCTCTCTAACTCGAGCAGCAGCTAAAACACATCTTCTTCATCTTAGTTGATATTGGCAGCATGGGTCATTCCCTGTTTTAAATCGATACCTCCATCTTTACTGCTTCTCGTCGGTTACCACCAATCCAACACAACAACCTCCTCTCGATCTCCATAATCAACCACTGCCATCGTCTCTACTAACCACTCCATAATTTCATCACCGAGTGATGATGGCAGAGAATGCGTGGTGGATTAGATTGAGTAACAACCCAAAAATATCTGTTGAGGGTTAAATTAGTTATAAAAATCATTCACCATTCCAATAAGTTCTTCTATTTTTTGCTTATCTCTTTTGTAAGCCCTAATAAGACAAAACCAAACATCATCACCATTCATGTAGATTAGTAAATCTGATGCTTATCACTCCATAATTCATGAAACCCAATCTGTTGGCTGTCATTATTAATTGCATGTAAGAAAGTAATAGGAAATTTTTCCCCCTTTCAGGCTTTTCATCAAAGACTTAAAACTCATCAATTTTTGTTTACCCAACCCATCACTTTTAAGCATTCAGAAACACTGAACTATTCTCAATTTAAGACATTCACTTCACAAAATTCATTTCAAACATTCACCAAATCAACCACAGAATATCTAaccaaaaacttcatcaaaaccCAACTTTATATTCATAGATGTTAACAATAATAATGGCAGGAATTCGTGTACCTTTTACGCTAATCCAAACCTGCAGCTAACTCCAAGAACAAATTTCTTTTCTGAAAGCTTTGTCTCAATCACCGATTCTTGCTACGACTTGAGCAAAAAAGAATAACTCTTGTAGTTTTAGTAGAACAAAGACCACTTCTTTTAATTATGAATAAAAAACGAATAGCTACTGTAGCTCCTTTCTgaacaccaccaccacacctcaaAACGAATAGCTACTGTAGCTCCTTTCTgaacaccaccaccacacctctgTGTAAACTCGGGaaggatgaagaagaaaatttcggCTTCGGTTTGGATATCTCTTATTTATGGACTTGCCATCGTAAGTTTGATGAGAAAAGAGTTAGGTCTTGACCTTGACGGATGGATGTATTGTATACAAAACTGACGTTCATAACGTCCagttaagtatttggtgtaaaccAAGTGTATGTAATAAATTAGCTGTAAATACTCACATAAGTGTTGTATACCCACGTTTTTGCTAACGGTGTTACTAACGGCCAGTTAAATACAGGGTGTAAATGGAGTGTAATTCAGTTTTTAATGTCTCAACCAATAAAGTTCCGCCACTTGTCTTCTCCAAAATTGCTCTGTGTGaaagcttttatctaatttaatttgaggggAGTTATATTCATCGTGGGACGTGGGAGCTCATATGACTTAGTGTTTTAAAGGAGGGGAGATACGGCTCAAACCCATTCACTGGCATGTAAAAATTAATGATACAGCTCAAGACCACTGAACTTGGCAATATTGCTGGAAGTAAAACTTTTCTAGGCTCCCACAGTGCCCCTATATCCCAATCCGCCCCCTGCCACCCTTACTTAGGCAGCTCCCGATGCCACACAAGTTTACAAGGGCCACTTAGGATGGAATTTCGGAATTCAAGTAAACGAGGCAAAATTTCAAACCACTTGATCATTTTCATTCCCTTAAATCACACACTACTTTTATGAAATCAATGAAACAAGTACATTATGCATTTAGAATCAAACTTAACGGTGAATCGTACTGGATGAGGCTTGTGACTCGTAAGCCTGATACGAGAACAAAGAACGCACggtagatttgtttttttttttctttctaggaAGCACAAGGTATCAATCATATTCTACTTCTGAAGAGATGACTTTCTCCACCACCATACGAACACACCACAAAATCAACAATTATGAATGTCACTTCTTAGATGGAAGCAACACTGCATCACAAAATCACAAATATATAATTatatttcttattagttctcagTATTACATGTCATTTCAGGTTCAAagttgaccaaaaaaaaaaaagttgagccAATTGCCAGTTTTATGTAGAATTACTCTTTTTTGCGAGCTATCTCCTGCTCCAAATGCTCAAAGAGGCTACCATCGAAAACGGCTCGAACAGTATCCTTGTGAAGTAACCCATTCTTGTCCTTGCACAGTATGTAGAGAATTTTCCATTCTGTATAGGATGCCACCCTACAACCAAATAAAAATATTTCTCTGTTCATGCAATGTGGTTGATTCGAGAAGCTTTATAAACTAAGACAGATGGCTTAAACAAATTACCATCCTTTATAGTCTTTAGGAACTCGGTTGGCTTTCATAAGACTCGATAACTCATCGGCTGTTAAAGCATTTGCATTTGTATTTGagtgcttgtgaaaaatctcttCAAATTTTGATGAGACAAACCtacaaatgaaaaaagaaaagtcAATCAAAATGTGCAACATTCTTACGACATGCTTTCTCAATTCAAAAGTTTTGGATCTTGAGACTCGAGGATAATGTTGATATATCAATAGGGCCAAATAAGTCAAATTTGGAGCATCTACCTTCCTTCAGTGTCATACACTCCAGAGTCGCTAGTATGTTTACTTTTGGCAATGTGTTGTACCTCAATTGGGAACAGGAGATTAGGAAACTTACCCTGCCATAACAAAGAACAAACTTAATGCATTCGTAATATCAAGAATGATGTGTTACGTCTGAAGTGCATGATTCTACACTGAGAAGTGAGAACAtacttttgttctttttttttatgcaTACAAAAAGCCTCTTCTGTCAGCCCAGTCATCCACCACTAAATGGGCCTTGCCTACGAGGGGAGGAAAACAAAGAACCATTTTTCTGGGGACTACTCAGAAATGGcgggggactactttgtgataggaatgtctaccctatacttataaggggtgtcctaaagtgtggaaatgactaacttacccttcacctatatatataatcacctcctcccaacaccaccaccacctatatatataaccacctctacccatcaccaccaaccaccaccgaccaccatcactaccgaccacctcaaatcaccaccaccgccacctctatatatagcttaatttaaatcattaacaaaacaaaatcaaaatcaaaattataacaaacccattatttttcatttgtttttttttgaaaaaatgagaagttatCATCAAAattagttgaaaatggaagttgcagataaaagttcggctaggaattatctgaaaaactttgtcgaactagccgaactcaactttaagggaggttttttctttcagagaaaagttcggttacgtcgcaatttttttttcctaaccgaacttttctctgaaaacctatatattgagttcggttatgtcgcaaattttttctcctaaccgaacttttttctgaaagaaaagactccattaaagttgagttcggctacctgtgtttttagaaacattaaccgaactacatttgcagaatgagttcggctacctgttcttcaaatgttgtaaccgaactttgttaacgaaaccgaaatcaatttgtaaattgttcatttttaggaatgttttggccaattcaagcaccattaactaactttgaagtatccgtgagtacccaaaacatcatactcttgttATGCCTCTTAaagaaaaatatctaaaaaatttcttccaaaaccctcatcttcattatcatcttcatcttcttcttctccctctctaTAATTCTTTTCTTGAAAAAAATCAGATTATTAATTTAAtatcactaatcattaattaactcattaatcattacactaatttaATTATCAAGAGCAAATTTGGTATTAAAAGAAaagttagataaggggtgactcattattacttctaatatccacccaaaaaaatagaaagtagtcccccaccatttttgagtagtccccaaaaaacggTACCAAGTTGAAAATATTGATAATTTCAAGCAGTCTAGTTTGTACTTTGTACCCTCTTCGGATAATCTGATCAGATCACCCCTCAATTATACATGGTCCTATTGTTAAGTACAGTTAGTTACAACTATTCACGTTAGTAGCAACCAATAAAttgaacggaaaatgggtcatttgtccaaatatttttaaatcacggttcaaatggacgggtaaaaaatagtttgggtgaaaaaaaaatagtaaggatggaaCTGGATATATCttgtttaaattaaaaataagaaaaaatatttgaaaataggcacgatgaaattggttacatcctgcctatttttatatttttggccatttaaacagtttcaaaatctaactgtccatttcacccagaaattgttgattttggtttttttaaccaaTATTGTGTAAATTGAAGTAAACGTGGATCCGTATAGTCCTATTCAGATAATAATCAGTACAAGCCGAAAGAGACGACACATTTTTCACATGGAAACGGCACGACAATTCATACGTAGCGGTGATTGGCATTACTTATGCAGCTAAACCTCACTATCATAAAACCTACTGCATGACCTTCCGCATCAATCACATATAAATGCCAGTAAAACCCAACCACTCAACTCCATTTTCCTATGACAAAACACCACTATTCTCGGTCCACCTCCCTATTATGCAAACTTCATATCTGGAAAATGGTGAATCCACCTAAACCTGCTAAACCTGAATGTGAATCAAATCCCAAATATATAGTTTAGATTGCACGGAGGTGTGGTTTGAAATCACAATTCCTTTCTATTTTATCCTCGAAATAAAGTCCACTGAATGAATAGAATCAATCTAAAATAACACGAGTTTTCTGATCTTTTATCTCTAAAGTTAAACATCAAGAATAATGCTTAGTTTCGAGGCCAAGCAACTTTCTAAAAGAAACAATAGAAAAAGGTTAACGGCTCAAAGTGCCGCTTCTCATAGAGAAACCAAAACGAGAGTAGGCTAGAATCATTGAAACTGATGAGTGATTTTTAAGGTTGAAAGAACTTGCCGGACGAGTTTTTCCACTGAGACCCATATTGATGAAAAGAGCTGCAACAGTTGATAAACCGATTCCACATCCAATTGCACGAAAACCTGATTAAAAAACCATTTTCAGTATTAAATTTCccgaaatataaaataaaaaggaaaaagatcaACTGTATAAATCGAAAAGTATTAAAATAATGAAACCTTGAAATGTTTCCCATGGATATATGACACCATCTTTGTTTCTGTCGAAAAATGCTACATGCTTCTGAAGAACATTCTGGTTATTATTGCTCATGATGGTTTCTTCATTACATTGATCATTGGAAGCAATTGCAGAAGAGACAGCCATTGAAGCAAGTAAAGAGAATAAGAACAAAGAAGTTATTTGAGTAAACATTTATTTATAGCAAGCCAGagagttgttttttcttttgagtgAAGCTTAGTCTAACCAATGGTGTGTTTAGACTGTTGTTGATTTTTAGCAGTTATAAGTAAGTTTCTGAGTATTGCTTTGCGGTTTTGCTTTATAGGAAAAGAAGATAGCAACGGAATATGAGAAGGGCCACGTTAATTGTGACTTTACGCAACTAATGCTTATGCTGTCCGCCAGGGATTGGCAATCGCTTTTAAGAAGCTAGTCTTCGTCCCTCCCACTATGCATCTGATCTGTAACGCATATTTGCCAAAAAGAAGCATCACTTTTCTTTTGCAGGAGTTACACAACATGCAAAATTAGATTGGTTTCATCATTCACGTTTTTAACTCGCTGTATAATTGTGTACTCTAACAACAATTATTGGTCCATACACGTGATGGTACTACATTATAAAATTATTGTGTTGGTACCAATCAATGCTCGTCATTTTTGCCAAGAAGTTGGTCTGTTTGTCCTATTACTGGACTAGTGTTGACTCTAATTGTTGTTACCATCTACAACATTAGTTGGCCGGACTCGCCGGAGCTTTGTAATCTGGCGTTAATCCATAAAACAATCCCAaagatgttttcttttctttttgttttcattttctggtTCAAACAGAAAATTTTATCAAGGAAATGGTTCATTTCTACTAAAGCGTCCAACCAGATAATCTCATCAATATTAGGTGGGAAGTTACCAAAATTAGGATAATTCTACATAGACCGTTGAGATAAACAATACAAAAACCGGCACCTCACATAGGAGCTGACTCGTGGGAATGATACACTGACCGCGGGTTGAATCCCACGGTCCATCCCGCCAGACACAGAAGTTGGGGTCCCTTGACCCTGCAGTTTAGCAGGGGGTGGGTTTAGGATGGGACCCACCCCCATTATTTCAGTCGGGATGAACCCGCGGGACATTAATCATTTCCGATTGACTCCGCACTCTTATGATTTAGTAGGGGTCCACTTTTGGGCCTCACAGTATAGAGATATGAGAGAGGACGGTTTTTGGCTTGCATTTTCAAGCAGACTATTTAAAAATTTTGCGGAAATTATATTTATTATCCCATGTTCTAGCTTTTTTTCTTGCTATACCATTTGGAACATAGGTTTTTGGGCGTTTAACATGACTACGTATATTCCAAAGAAAACCTTCCCAACATGTTTCATCTCAAGGAGGGCTGTCAATCCCAGTACGAAGTTCGATATCTATTTCCGATAATTCGAGATTCTATAAGATTTAATCTGATGTATTGGAGAATTTCGGATTTCGGAACCAGACTCCTTAAGAACTTTCCGTCATTATCATAACGGAATCGGATGAGACCCCATCTATTTGGTTTAAGTATCGACATCTGATAATAAAATTTCTCCATTAATTCTTGTTTTCATTATACTAACcttgtttcagtttcttcttagCTCTCTTCTCCTCTTCACATCAACACACCACTAATCCCTTTTTAATCAGGGAGCTacaaattcatcttcttcaatttctaGAATACGAACTCAAGCAGTACATATACCAACATGGTAACGGCATCGGTATCATCTTTTTCATCTAAGAGTCCACCATCTTTAtctctgaaattgatttcaagtAGTACCCTAATTCAGTCTCACAATTTCACCTACATCGTCCATAAGAACTCTATTTTGTAttgttgatcgctgtcgtatgcgtcaaaaataaattactttctcactactcaaaatataaaatatagcaagggtaagaaaggatcgttcccacagagaggatctaggttgtcaagtcgtttcggtttcctatacaaACAAggagggatttctgatttttatgtaaaggaaaataaactaaaagcaaataatgaaataaacaagcaaatcaataagatgaagatattggtaaaggattagttttcattcacaaacatgaatttgtaacaataactagaattgaaatttaatctcaacttttatcaaaagtcttaggataccttgatcgcaagaatatcccgctaatttcctcttgtcatcaacaaacacattaaaagatgcgaaagtgaattcttccta
This genomic stretch from Papaver somniferum cultivar HN1 chromosome 5, ASM357369v1, whole genome shotgun sequence harbors:
- the LOC113282277 gene encoding probable peroxygenase 4, with product MFTQITSLFLFSLLASMAVSSAIASNDQCNEETIMSNNNQNVLQKHVAFFDRNKDGVIYPWETFQGFRAIGCGIGLSTVAALFINMGLSGKTRPGKFPNLLFPIEVQHIAKSKHTSDSGVYDTEGRFVSSKFEEIFHKHSNTNANALTADELSSLMKANRVPKDYKGWVASYTEWKILYILCKDKNGLLHKDTVRAVFDGSLFEHLEQEIARKKDVASI